In the genome of Curtobacterium sp. MCLR17_036, the window GCTCCTGCGGCGGTCGTTCTCTCGCGACGCCGGTGTTCGTCAGCGGTCGGACCGGGCGCTCGTCGCGGTGGCGTTGCGTGGTCTGGACCGCGCAGGGTACGAGGACCTGACCCGGATCGTGGTGTCGCGCTTCGTCGACGCTGGTTGGCTGCGGCACGACCTGGTGGCGGAGTTGCGGTCGGCGGCATCGAGAGGCCGGACGGTGGTGGCGACCGCGAGCGAGTCGATGCTCGTCCGCGCGTTCCTCGACGTGCTCGACGTCCGCGGTGTCGCGGTCCTCGGGTCGGAACTCGAACTGACGGCACGCGGGCTCCGGTTCGCGGTGCACAACGTCGGCGAGCAGAAGCTCGCCACCCTCCGAGCGGCTCGCGTCCCGCTGGCCGCGGCGACGTTCTACACGGACTCCGTGACGGACCTCCCGGTGGCAGCCGCGAGCTCCGAGACCGTCTACGTCGGTGCGGACGGCGAGGCGCTGCGCCGTCTGCCGCGGTCCACGCTCTGGTACCCCGCAGGTTCCTCCAGCGACCGGTAGCCGATCGTCCCTCGCCCGTCACGCTCGTCGTGCGACCTTGCTCGGGGAGACGCGGTCTGCCAGCGTTGGCGCATGGGCGACGACGTGACCACGCTGGGTCGGGTGCCCGGGTTCCGCTCGTACTGGTCTGCTGCGACCGTCTCGTCGTTCGGGTCAGCGGTGAGCGCGGTGGCGGTCCCGGTCCTCGTGGTGCGGGTGCTGGACGCCAGTCCGTTCGAGGTGGGGCTGGTGAACGCTGCCCAGTTCCTGCCGTACGCCGTGTTCGGCCTCGTGGTCGGCGTCTTCGTCGACCGCTTCCGGCGGAAGCCGCTCCTGGTCTGGGCGAGTGTCGGTCGCGGCGTGAGCCTGGCGGCGATCCCGGTGCTCTGGTCGGTCGGGCTGTTGGACCTCTGGGTGACGGCAGCGGTGTTGTTCGTGTTCGGCATCCTGTCCGTCGTCGGCTTCGCCGCGACCCAGTCGCTCCTGCCCCGGATCGTGCCCGCTCCGCTCCTCTTGACTGCGAACGCGCGGGTGGACCAGAGCGAGGCGGCGGCCCAGACGGCGGGCCCGGCGCTCGGAGGGGTCCTGGTCAGCGTCGTGACGGCGCCGGTGGCGATCGCGCTCGACGCGGTGAGCTACTTCGTCGACGCCGTCCTCGTCGCCCGGGTCCCCGTCGTCGAGCAGGAGCGGACCCGCGACGCGGGAACGAGCGAGCAGGAGCGGACCCGCGGCGGGGGAACGAACGAGCAGGAGCGGACCCGCGACGGGGGAACGAGACTCTGGAGCGACATCGTCGACGGCCTGCGTTGGACGTACGGCCATCCGACGCTCGCTCCGCTGGCGCTGTCCACGCACCTCTGGTTCCTCGCCAACGCCGCCGGGCTGACGGTGTTCGCGATCGTCGCGCTCCGGACGCTCGCGCTCCCAGCGGCGGTGTACGGGGCCGTCGTCGCCGTCAGCGGGGTGGCGATGCTCGTCGGTGCCAGCGCCGCGCCGCGCCTCGGAGCACGCTTCGGTGCCGGTCGGACGATCATCGGCGCTCGGGCCGCGTACCCGGTCGCCTGGGCGGCGATCACGCTCGTGACCGTCGGGATCGGTGGCGCAGCACCGCCGGCGACGGTGGTGGTCCTCTTCGTCGCGTTCGCCGTGCACGGCGTCGCCGCGGGCTGTGAGAACGCGAACGAGATGAGCCTGCGCCAGACGGTCACCCCTGACGCGCTCCTCGGGCGGATGAACGGCACGATGCGCAGCGCGAACCGGACGCTCGCGGCCGCGGGAGCGGTGGGCGGAGGGGCACTCCTGACCGTCGCTGGACACGGCGTGGCCCTGCTCGCGGTGACCCTCGTGTCCGCCGGAGCCGTCGTGGTGGCCGTGTGCTCGCCACTGCGGACGGAGACGGAGCGGTAGGAAAGGGACTGCTCGTCATCGCCAGCGCACCGGTCACCTGCGGGTCGTCCCGCTCGGCGGCTGATCGATCGGATCGGACCCGACCCGACCCGACCCGACCGAGCGTGCGTCACTCTGCCGCGCCGCGTCCCCGGTCGAGCCTCGCGACGATCATCGCCGCGGTCGCCTCGGCGGTCAGGGCAGCGGTGTCGAGCCACCACCCCTGGTCGCCGAACCCGGCTCGCATCGTCCGGTCCAGCTCGTCGTACCCGTCGAAGTCGAAGCGCTCGACCGGTTCCCGGCTCGCGTTCCGAGCTCGGCACGTCGCCGGGCCCGGGGCGAGGACGACGAGCTCGGTTGGCCGGGGCGGCAGGCACGCGACGAGCCTGCCGAGGTGCGCGCGGTCCGGGACGACGCAGTCGACGACGACGTCGAACCCGGCGTCCGTGAAGTTCTCGGCGAGGGCTCCGAGGTTGCGGTGGCCGAGCTGCACCTGCCGGTCCGCTTCGGCAGCGGGCTGTCCGAGCGGCCACACGGCCCCGGAGACGATCATCCCGTCGAGCTCGTCGGCGGCCAACCGTGCGGCCCGGGGGAGCGCGGCCGCGACGGGACGGCCCACGGTGGACTTGCCGGCTCCGGGCATCCCGGTCAGGATCACGATCGACACGTCGCCATCCGACCACACGGCGGTCGATCCCGCGCCCGACAGGGAGTACCGGGCGAGGAAGCTCAGGCACGAGGTGAGAGCATCGGAGCATGACCGTCACCGAACCGGACGTCCGCCACGTCGTCGAGACGTCGGGCAGCGACCTCGACGCGGCTCGCGCGATGTTCGAGTCGGCGTACGGTGCGTCGGGCTTCCTGCCTGAGCGGACGGCGCGGCAGTTCGGGTACCGGTTCCGCGCGGTCGGCGACGCGACGCTGACGTTCGACGCGAAGCGCTTCGACGCCCGGATGGTCGGCGAGGTCGACGCGACGAGCCACTACTTCGTGACCTGGGTAAGCGACGGTGGCGGCGTGATGGACGTCGGCCGTGACGAGGTCGTGCTCGCTCCCGGTCGTCCGGTGGTGTTCCCGAGCGAGCGGGCGTTCCGCTTCGACCTCGAGAACGTGCGGCAGAACGTGGTGCAGTTCGACCGGCGGACGCTCGAGAAGGTCGCCGCCGAGCTGCACGGGGTCGAGCCGGCACCGATCGTGTTCGACCACGCGCTCGCCCCCGACCGCGAGGCCGTGCGCACCTGGAACACGGAACTCCGCGAAGCGGCCGCGGTGGTCCTCGGGCCCGCGCCGGTGACGCCCCTGGCGATGGCTGCGGCAGCGCGTCGGACGGCCTTCGCGCTGCTCCGCACGTTCCCGCACGTGACGCTCGCATCGAAGGCGCCGGTGCCGCCCACGGCGAAGGGCCGGGTGCGGCGGGCCGTCGAGTACATGCACGCCAACGCCGACACCCCGATCTCGACGACCGACGTCGCCGAGTACGTCGGCCTCAGCGTCCGCGGGTTGCAGCAGGGGTTCCAGCGACAGGTCGGCCAATCGCCGAACGCGGTCCTGCGGGGCATCCGGTTCGACCGCGTCCGCGCGGAGCTGCAGTACTCCTCGGTGGGCGAGACGACGATCGCCGCGGTCGCCCGCGAGTGGGGCTTCGCGCACGCCGGCCGCTTCTCCGCCGCGTACGCGCGGCGGTTCGGCGAGTTGCCGAGCGAGACGCTCCGTCGCTGACCGGCGGGGGTCGGGACCACAGGACGGACGGGAGGCACGGTGCCGGCTGGCACCGTGCCTCCCGTCCGTCTCCCGGTCGCGTCCGCGATCCGGGCTCAGGCGCTCGTGGTGAGCCGCAGGACCAGGACCGCCAGCGCCGTCAGCGCGACGACCGCTGCGATCCCGAGCACGGGGGACCACGCGCCGGTGCGGCCCTGTCGCGACCGGCGGATCCCGACGACCGCGCCGACGGACACGGCTGCGATGCCGCCGAAGGAGGTCAGCCCCTCGCTGACGAGCCACCCGGCGTTCGAGCAGCCCGTCCGCGGGAACTCCCAGCACATCGCGTAGGCGCGGAGGTTCAGGTCGAACACGAACAGGGCGCAGCCGAGCACCACGACGACCCCGGCGACCGCGAGGGCCCAGGTGAGGACGAGGTCGAGGCGGGACGACCAGCGGCTGCGGGGTGCTCGTGACCGCACGTCGTCGTCCTCCGTCACGGGTGGCTCCGCGTCGCGCCTGCCCATGCTCGCCCTTCGAGGTCGAGGTCCGGGTACACGGCGAGCATCCGGTCCGGCACGACCTCCCAGGTCGAGCGGTCCTCTTCCGCGGCGCGCAGCGACGCCATGGCGGGGTACTCACCGGCGAGTCCGGTCGGCCAGTCCTCCGGCGGGTGCTCGTGGGTGCGCTGTGCACGGCCGGACCGCTGCAGTTCGAGGCGGTGTGCCTCGGACAACGGCCGGAGGGCACCGGCCGCAGCGAGCCACGCGACCACCCGGTCGACGGCTCCCTCGGCGAGGGCCAGGCGCGGAGACGTGCCGACGGAACGCCACGCGAGTTCCTCCGCGAACGCCGACGCTGCTGCGCCGGTCGAGATCATCCAGGGCACGACGAAGTCCGGACGCCGCGGACCCCGGCCGTTGACCTCGTCGGCGAGGGTCGGGGCCTCGGCGACCTCGGCGAGCACTCGTGCCTCGGCGTGCCGGAACATCCACGTCGTCTCGTCGTCGTCGTCGTCCGGGTAGGGCTCGGTTGCCCGTCCCGTAGCGAAGACCTGCCGTTGTCCCGGGATGACCCGGTCACGCAGGGCGAGCGAGCGGTTCGCGAGGCCGAGCGCGACGGCGAGTTCCTCGACCCGACGCTTGACCTCGTCACGGGTCTCCCACGCGACGGCGACCCCGGCACCGACCGGGTCGGGGACGTCCCAGTCGCGGACGCGCGTGTACGTCGGTACCCGGAACGACCGGGCGCAGCCGATGCGGACCACCAGGTCGGCGCGCTCCACCAGACCGGGGGAGGCGCGATGCACCGGTCGTGTCGGGTCGAAGGCCGCCTGGTCGAGTCCCATGACGAGGAACGCCTCGTTGCGTGCTGGCGGTGGTGTCGAGGCAGGGTCCGGCGCTGCCGCCGCCGCGACGATGCGGTGCGTCCCGAGCGTCAGCGCCTGCAGGTACGCCGCCGCCATCCGGCTCCGCCCGATCCCGCGAGGGCTGACGAACAGCACCGACCGGACGCCCGCGAGCTCGGCACCGGCCGCCGCCTCCGCGACGGCGGTCGCGTCGCCGTCACCGAACGGGTCACTGAACCGGCGCGACGACCGCACCTGCCGCACGAGCGCCACCGCGAACCAGCCGACGAACGCGAGACACGCAGCACCGATGAGGTACCCGAGGACCACGGACAGCACGGACGACCATCCGTCCAGGTGTCCTGCTCGGTCGGTGGCGACGACGATCGACCCGATCCCGATGGCTGCGAGCACCGCGGCCGCGAGCACGCCCTTCCGTTCTGCCGACGTCACACGTCCACGACGACCGTCCTCGTGCACCGCGACCCGCCCTCTGGAACCCACCTCGAGTTCCTCGGTCCCATGCTGGCGGAGCGCTCCGGTGCGCACGACCCCGCGTCGGAGGGGTACCGGCACCGTGGTGGTCAGTCGAGGAAGCCCGCCGCGCGGAACGCCCGGTCGTAGATCGCCCGGACCACCGCTTCCTTCCGGGCGTTGTAGTCCATGACGCGCTGCGCGGTCCCGTGCGCGGCGGCACGCTTGGCCGCCGCGTACCGTTCCCGGTCGGCGGCGTCCGTGCGCAGCCAGTCGCGGAACACGACGTGCTTGACGAGTTCGGGGCTGTCCGGGCCGAAGACGTGCACGTTGGTGGCGACGCCCCGGCCGTCGGACGCGTCCGCGCCGACGGGGTGGACGCCGCGCACCAGACGGTGCTCGTGCCACCACGGTTCCCGGACCGTCAGCACGAAGCCGGCGTCCTGCAACCGGGGGAGCCAGCCGTCCTCGGCCCCGGGGTCGGCGACCGTGAGGTCGAGGTCGATCACCGGTTTGGCGGGCAGGCCCGGCACGGCCGTCGACCCGACGTGCTCGATGCGGACCGCTCGCGTGCCCAGCGCCGCGCGGATCCGGTCGGCGATCCGCTCGGCCATGTCCGGCCAGGTCGCGTCGTACTCCACCACCTCGATGGCGGTGGGCGTCGGCTCGACCACCCACGGGCTCGCCCCGGCGGGCACCGGGGGTTCGTCGAAGCGCAGGATCTCGTCACGGCTCGGCACGCCGGAAGCCTAGCGACCTCGACCCGCTGCGCCGGAGCGCGCCCGGGCGCTGCCGACACCCCGGGTCAGCGGCTGTCGCCGATGCCCCCACCGACCCAGGTCGACTGCAGCGTGTCGTCGGTGAGGCTGCAGGTGTAGATCGCGTACGGGTCGTCGTGCCCGTCGAGGAACTCGAAGGGGTAGACGAGCTGGTAGTGCCCGTTGGCAGCCGTGTACCCGGACGGGTCCTCGGTGAACGTCAGTCGCACGCCGGCGTCGGCGGCGCCGGTGCTGCACTGCTCGTAGATGTGTTGCGCGAGCGCCGAACCGGTGGGGCTCGACGTCGGGCGGGACGTGGGCGTCGGAGTCGGCGTCTCCGGCACGGTGGTCGCGGTCTCGGAGGGAGTGGGAGTCGGGGTCGACGTCGTGACGTCGGTGGCCTCCGTCGTGGAGGCCGAGGGCGCCGGTGTCGGGTCCGCCGACGAGCACGCGGTGAGGGCGGCTGCGACCGTCAACACGGTCAGGACGGTTCCGGCGAGTCGGACGGGTTTGTTCACGGTTGCTCCTCGTGTCCAGGTGTGTGCAGGGACGACGACGGACGAACGTGCATCCTGATCCCCCAGGCACTCGGGCTTCGGCACGGCGCCACACCCGATGTCCTCGAAGATCGTCCTGTCGCCTGCTGGAACCCTGAGAGCAGGAGGAGCCCGTGGTCGCCCCGCTGCTCGGTAGCGTGGCCCTCGTGATCGACGACGAGGCGGTGGACCGTGGGCGTGCGGTCGTGCTCGACCAGTTCCGGTGGATCGACGGGGCGGCCGACACGTGGACGATGCTGGGCTCGGGAGCGGGGCTCGCGGCGATCGTCGGAGCGCTCGCCGCGTCGGCGGGTGCGGCTTCCCCGGACGTCGTCGTCGGCATCGAGTCGCGGGGCTTCGTGCTCGCTCCCGCCGTCGCACTGGCGCTCGGCGTCGGGTTCGCCCCGGTCCGCAAGGACGGCGCGGTGTTCCCCGGTCTGCTCGTCGCGCGGCGCACCGAGGTCGACTACCGCGGCAACCGCCGGACGCTCTCGGCGCGGCGGGACCTGTTCGCTCCGGGGCAACGGGTCGTGCTGGTCGACGACTGGATCGAGACGGGGAGCCAGGCGTCCGCCGTCGCCCGCCTGGTCGAGGAGTGCGGGGCCGAGGTGGTCCTGGTGGTCGTGGTCGTCGACGAGACGGATCCAGCGACGCGCGCGGGCCTGCCGCCGATCACGAGCCTCGTGCGTGCTGCCGAACTGTGACCCGTGGCGGTCCGGCCGCCCGGGGCGGTAAGATACGGGTACGAAACCTCCACCGCTCGCGGTGGAGGTTTTCTCGTGTGACCACTCCGACAGCAGCCCTCACCGTCAACCGAGCCGACGCTCGGGACCGACCCGTGCTCGAACAGCTCTGGACCATGTTCCGGCACGAGATGTCCGCGTTCACCGCGGCGCTCCCCGACGCGCACGGGCGGTTCCGTCAGGAACGCCTGGACGCCGGACTGGAGCGTTCCGACCGCGCCGTGCACCTGTTCCGTCTCGGGTCCCACCCCGTCGGACTCGCGGTGCTGCGCGGCCTGGACGCCGACGAAGGCGTGATCAGCAGCTTCTTCGTCGTGCACGGCGCGCGCCGGTCGGGCATCGGCCGGCAGGCGGTCCGTCGCCTGACAGGACAGCGTCCCGGACGCTGGTCC includes:
- a CDS encoding MFS transporter; amino-acid sequence: MGDDVTTLGRVPGFRSYWSAATVSSFGSAVSAVAVPVLVVRVLDASPFEVGLVNAAQFLPYAVFGLVVGVFVDRFRRKPLLVWASVGRGVSLAAIPVLWSVGLLDLWVTAAVLFVFGILSVVGFAATQSLLPRIVPAPLLLTANARVDQSEAAAQTAGPALGGVLVSVVTAPVAIALDAVSYFVDAVLVARVPVVEQERTRDAGTSEQERTRGGGTNEQERTRDGGTRLWSDIVDGLRWTYGHPTLAPLALSTHLWFLANAAGLTVFAIVALRTLALPAAVYGAVVAVSGVAMLVGASAAPRLGARFGAGRTIIGARAAYPVAWAAITLVTVGIGGAAPPATVVVLFVAFAVHGVAAGCENANEMSLRQTVTPDALLGRMNGTMRSANRTLAAAGAVGGGALLTVAGHGVALLAVTLVSAGAVVVAVCSPLRTETER
- a CDS encoding AAA family ATPase → MSIVILTGMPGAGKSTVGRPVAAALPRAARLAADELDGMIVSGAVWPLGQPAAEADRQVQLGHRNLGALAENFTDAGFDVVVDCVVPDRAHLGRLVACLPPRPTELVVLAPGPATCRARNASREPVERFDFDGYDELDRTMRAGFGDQGWWLDTAALTAEATAAMIVARLDRGRGAAE
- a CDS encoding phosphoribosyltransferase family protein, encoding MIDDEAVDRGRAVVLDQFRWIDGAADTWTMLGSGAGLAAIVGALAASAGAASPDVVVGIESRGFVLAPAVALALGVGFAPVRKDGAVFPGLLVARRTEVDYRGNRRTLSARRDLFAPGQRVVLVDDWIETGSQASAVARLVEECGAEVVLVVVVVDETDPATRAGLPPITSLVRAAEL
- a CDS encoding AraC family transcriptional regulator produces the protein MTVTEPDVRHVVETSGSDLDAARAMFESAYGASGFLPERTARQFGYRFRAVGDATLTFDAKRFDARMVGEVDATSHYFVTWVSDGGGVMDVGRDEVVLAPGRPVVFPSERAFRFDLENVRQNVVQFDRRTLEKVAAELHGVEPAPIVFDHALAPDREAVRTWNTELREAAAVVLGPAPVTPLAMAAAARRTAFALLRTFPHVTLASKAPVPPTAKGRVRRAVEYMHANADTPISTTDVAEYVGLSVRGLQQGFQRQVGQSPNAVLRGIRFDRVRAELQYSSVGETTIAAVAREWGFAHAGRFSAAYARRFGELPSETLRR
- a CDS encoding GrpB family protein, producing MPSRDEILRFDEPPVPAGASPWVVEPTPTAIEVVEYDATWPDMAERIADRIRAALGTRAVRIEHVGSTAVPGLPAKPVIDLDLTVADPGAEDGWLPRLQDAGFVLTVREPWWHEHRLVRGVHPVGADASDGRGVATNVHVFGPDSPELVKHVVFRDWLRTDAADRERYAAAKRAAAHGTAQRVMDYNARKEAVVRAIYDRAFRAAGFLD
- a CDS encoding HAD family hydrolase, which encodes MRDGGVVVFDFDGVLTSRDTMVFVCRLRLLSDPRRLVAAVPSLLRRSFSRDAGVRQRSDRALVAVALRGLDRAGYEDLTRIVVSRFVDAGWLRHDLVAELRSAASRGRTVVATASESMLVRAFLDVLDVRGVAVLGSELELTARGLRFAVHNVGEQKLATLRAARVPLAAATFYTDSVTDLPVAAASSETVYVGADGEALRRLPRSTLWYPAGSSSDR